The Lycium ferocissimum isolate CSIRO_LF1 chromosome 1, AGI_CSIRO_Lferr_CH_V1, whole genome shotgun sequence genome includes a region encoding these proteins:
- the LOC132060203 gene encoding disease resistance protein RUN1-like — MPNLETLDLRECKNLEEVDPSLGHCRMHRELDLSECEKLKKLPELKLGNLIVLTLRGCGGLTETPNFGDMPNLKYLNLRGCGGLTETPNFGDMPNLKTLDLGWWKNLEEVHHSLGHCRMLTELDLSHCEKLKKLPEDLGSLQSLERLNVIFCQNLNELPRELPPNLLELSADYLLASKSIRDLVNQCLKLHKLSISWCGHCKCECIHLLQQHLTRTYIQVFISPSHI, encoded by the exons ATGCCAAACTTGGAAACACTAGATTTAAGGGAGTGTAAGAATTTGGAAGAGGTCGATCCCTCTCTTGGACATTGCAGAATGCATAGAGAATTGGATTTGAGTGAATGTGAAAAACTTAAGAAGCTTCCAGAACTG AAATTGGGCAACTTGATCGTTTTGACTCTAAGGGGGTGCGGTGGGTTAACAGAAACCCCTAATTTTGGTGATATGCCAAACTTGAAGTATTTGAATCTAAGGGGGTGCGGTGGGTTAACAGAAACCCCTAATTTTGGTGATATGCCAAACTTGAAGACACTAGATTTAGGATGGTGGAAGAATTTGGAAGAGGTCCATCACTCCCTTGGACATTGCAGAATGCTTACAGAATTGGATTTGTCTCATTGTGAAAAACTTAAGAAGCTTCCTGAGGATTTAGGATCTTTGCAATCTTTGGAACGCTTGAACGTGATATTCTGTCAGAACCTTAATGAACTGCCACGAGAGCTACCCCCTAATTTATTGGAGCTGTCTGCAGATTATCTTTTAGCCTCGAAGAGCATTAGAGATCTAGTAAATCAGTGTCTTAAACTGCATAAGCTCTCAATATCATGGTGTGGTCATTGTAAATGCGAATGCAtccatttgttgcaacaacattTAACAAGGACATACATCCAAGTTTTTATCTCTCCCTCACATATATGA